A genome region from Chengkuizengella sp. SCS-71B includes the following:
- a CDS encoding carbohydrate kinase, whose amino-acid sequence MNEKEQRILYLIQENPFITQNELAEKLELSRPAIANYISTLTKKGKLVGRAYILPKEKHITCIGGANVDRKAQVIGSAQYGTSNPVTSFKSTGGVARNIAENLGRLENSVSLLTLVGDDSEGDWLLERSKPYIDMSLIYKIPNSNTGAYTAVINSDGEMVIALSEMSIIDQMEVSHVQKRWGRIAGSDLILIDTNLPSDVIEYIIKQSYSKNIPVCIASVSSPKINKIPKDCTGVIWLILNRDEAETLTGISLTEENNYKKAADLMIAKGIENIVITLGEQGIFFATDKGKSEYIQPPHIQVQDVTGAGDSLIAGIVYATLQGEDIQTACKYGMSCSAITLQTNETVHSGLNKNMLHEGYTTYFKGEDQHES is encoded by the coding sequence ATGAATGAAAAAGAGCAGCGCATCCTTTATCTAATTCAAGAAAACCCCTTTATCACTCAAAACGAGCTGGCAGAAAAGTTGGAATTATCAAGACCTGCTATAGCAAACTATATTTCCACTCTTACCAAAAAAGGAAAACTTGTTGGACGAGCATACATTTTACCTAAGGAAAAACATATTACTTGTATAGGTGGGGCAAATGTAGATCGAAAAGCTCAGGTAATAGGTTCAGCTCAATATGGAACATCAAATCCAGTCACTTCTTTTAAATCAACTGGGGGAGTTGCACGAAACATTGCAGAAAACCTAGGTAGATTAGAGAATTCTGTTTCTCTTTTAACACTTGTAGGAGATGATTCTGAAGGTGATTGGTTATTAGAAAGAAGCAAACCTTATATCGATATGAGTTTAATTTATAAAATTCCGAACAGTAATACAGGAGCTTACACAGCAGTTATTAATTCTGATGGGGAGATGGTCATAGCTTTATCTGAAATGTCTATTATCGATCAGATGGAAGTATCTCATGTGCAAAAAAGGTGGGGGCGTATTGCTGGTTCCGATTTAATATTAATAGATACAAATTTACCTTCTGATGTCATTGAATACATCATAAAACAAAGTTACAGCAAAAACATTCCAGTTTGTATTGCTTCTGTTTCATCTCCTAAGATCAATAAAATTCCTAAGGATTGTACAGGAGTGATTTGGTTGATTTTAAATCGAGATGAAGCCGAAACTTTAACAGGCATTTCTTTAACTGAGGAAAACAACTATAAAAAAGCTGCAGATTTAATGATCGCAAAAGGAATAGAAAATATAGTGATTACACTTGGAGAACAAGGCATATTTTTTGCTACTGACAAAGGAAAGTCAGAATATATTCAACCTCCACATATCCAAGTTCAAGATGTAACAGGAGCTGGGGATTCACTAATAGCTGGAATAGTTTATGCCACACTTCAAGGTGAGGACATACAAACGGCTTGCAAATATGGGATGTCCTGTTCAGCAATTACTTTACAAACCAATGAAACAGTACATTCTGGCTTGAACAAAAATATGCTGCATGAAGGTTATACAACTTATTTTAAAGGGGAAGATCAACATGAATCTTAA
- a CDS encoding pseudouridine-5'-phosphate glycosidase has protein sequence MNLKSFIEYSHEVLEAKNNKKPVVALESTIISHGMPYPQNVETAKAVEQIIRDNGAVPATIAIINGKIKIGLTEDEIEFLAKSDEIEKASRRDLPYLLMKKKNGATTVAATMICANLANVEVFVTGGIGGVHREAETTMDISADLQELAKTNVAVVCAGAKSILDIGLTLEYLETHGVPVLGYETKTLPAFYSRSSAFEVDYQVDSTTEVAEMIDTKWRLGLDGGIVITNPVPKEDELSPEFMNQIIDQALSEAKENNISGKETTPFLLDKVKELTKGQSLVTNIALVKNNANIGAQIAVQLHALKK, from the coding sequence ATGAATCTTAAGTCATTCATAGAATATTCACACGAGGTATTAGAAGCCAAAAATAATAAAAAACCGGTGGTTGCTTTAGAATCCACGATTATCTCTCATGGAATGCCTTATCCACAAAATGTAGAAACAGCGAAGGCAGTGGAACAGATTATTCGTGACAATGGTGCTGTTCCTGCTACTATTGCTATCATCAATGGAAAAATAAAAATAGGACTAACTGAAGATGAAATTGAATTTTTAGCAAAAAGTGATGAAATTGAGAAAGCGAGTCGAAGAGATTTACCCTATTTATTAATGAAAAAGAAGAATGGTGCTACAACCGTGGCCGCAACGATGATTTGTGCTAATTTAGCAAACGTTGAAGTATTTGTAACAGGAGGAATTGGGGGTGTGCATCGTGAAGCGGAAACAACGATGGATATTTCAGCAGATTTACAAGAACTTGCTAAAACGAATGTAGCAGTCGTATGTGCTGGTGCAAAATCTATTTTGGATATCGGTTTAACCTTAGAATATTTAGAAACGCATGGTGTACCTGTACTTGGATATGAAACAAAAACGTTACCTGCTTTTTATTCACGTTCAAGTGCATTTGAGGTTGATTATCAAGTGGATTCAACAACTGAAGTTGCTGAGATGATTGATACCAAATGGAGATTAGGTTTAGATGGTGGGATTGTCATCACAAACCCAGTTCCTAAGGAGGATGAACTTTCACCCGAATTTATGAATCAAATTATTGATCAAGCATTATCAGAAGCTAAGGAAAATAACATCTCTGGTAAAGAAACAACACCATTTTTATTAGATAAGGTAAAAGAATTAACAAAAGGTCAAAGCTTAGTTACCAATATAGCACTTGTGAAGAACAATGCTAATATCGGCGCACAAATTGCAGTTCAGCTTCATGCTTTAAAGAAGTAA
- a CDS encoding 3-hydroxyacyl-CoA dehydrogenase family protein, producing MFKKIGVVGAGTMGQGIAEMLSKKGLEVYLVERTEEKLEQSWNSIEISLDKQLEKWAITEAEKKLTLSKIEKITNVHKLSECEMIIETITENLRDKKKVFEMLDEICSPDVILASNTSTLSLTELASKTKHPERVIGLHFLHPVAEIDLVEIIRGLRTSEETFLNTLNFVQDTIEKKGIMVYESPGFVTSRLICLLINEALHTLEEGVASAEDIDTAMRLGYDFRYGPLEMCDRFGLDAVLAALDRLFREFGDLKYRPSYLLKKMVRAGNLGVKTGEGFFRYDVDGDRI from the coding sequence ATGTTTAAAAAAATAGGAGTTGTTGGGGCAGGGACAATGGGTCAAGGCATTGCAGAAATGCTTTCCAAAAAAGGGCTCGAAGTCTACCTTGTAGAAAGAACAGAAGAAAAGTTAGAACAATCATGGAATAGTATTGAAATCAGCTTAGATAAACAATTGGAGAAGTGGGCAATCACGGAAGCAGAGAAAAAATTAACCCTATCTAAAATAGAGAAAATTACAAATGTACATAAGCTATCTGAATGTGAAATGATCATAGAAACGATTACTGAAAATTTACGTGATAAGAAAAAAGTATTTGAAATGTTAGATGAAATTTGTTCTCCAGATGTTATTTTAGCTAGTAATACTTCAACATTAAGTTTAACGGAGCTGGCAAGTAAAACAAAGCATCCTGAAAGAGTAATTGGACTGCATTTTTTACACCCTGTTGCTGAAATAGATTTAGTGGAAATTATAAGAGGATTAAGAACATCTGAAGAAACCTTTCTAAATACACTGAACTTTGTGCAAGATACGATAGAGAAAAAAGGGATTATGGTTTACGAATCCCCTGGATTTGTTACCTCCCGTTTGATTTGTTTATTAATTAATGAGGCACTTCATACATTAGAGGAAGGTGTGGCGTCTGCAGAGGATATTGATACAGCAATGAGACTTGGGTATGATTTCCGTTATGGTCCGCTTGAAATGTGTGATCGATTTGGATTGGATGCTGTTTTGGCAGCGTTGGATCGTTTATTCCGTGAATTTGGAGATTTGAAATATCGTCCATCTTATTTATTGAAGAAGATGGTAAGAGCTGGTAATCTTGGAGTGAAAACAGGAGAGGGATTTTTTAGATATGATGTGGATGGTGATCGGATATGA
- a CDS encoding acetate kinase, translating into MKILVINAGSSSLKYQLYNMENESVLAKGRVERIGFESSILSHEPAGKPEVTEVSEILDHTTAIKKVVQMLVHQEHGIIKSVDEIEAVGHRVVHGGESFSTSVIVTQEVKQEIKKLFDLAPLHNPAHMMGIQAVEITMPNIPQAVVFDTAFHQTMPASSYLYPIPKALYKKYKIRRYGFHGTSHDYVSQRAAEFLGKNLEDLKIVTCHIGNGVSCTAIKDGKSFDTSMGMTPLEGLMMGTRSGDLDPAVVPYIMGKVDLRISEVNSMLNKHSGLMAISGHSSDMREIEEDMNEGDANAKLAFDMYEYRLRKYIGSYAAAMDGMNVLVFTAGVGENSVTLRKRICEQLTFFGIEIDDNMNETRSSEERRISSNNSKVEVLVIPTNEELVIARDTYKLIK; encoded by the coding sequence ATGAAAATATTAGTGATCAATGCGGGTAGTTCATCTTTAAAATACCAACTATATAACATGGAAAATGAATCAGTACTCGCAAAGGGAAGAGTGGAAAGAATCGGTTTTGAATCCTCAATATTGTCTCATGAACCTGCGGGTAAACCTGAAGTAACAGAAGTGAGTGAGATTCTAGATCACACAACAGCTATAAAAAAAGTAGTTCAAATGTTAGTTCATCAAGAACATGGTATAATAAAATCTGTTGATGAAATTGAAGCGGTTGGCCATCGCGTAGTGCATGGCGGGGAGAGTTTTTCTACCTCTGTCATCGTAACACAGGAAGTTAAACAGGAAATTAAAAAATTGTTTGATTTAGCTCCACTACATAATCCTGCTCATATGATGGGAATTCAAGCAGTTGAGATAACAATGCCAAACATTCCTCAAGCAGTTGTGTTTGATACCGCATTTCATCAGACCATGCCAGCTTCATCTTATCTTTATCCAATACCTAAGGCATTATATAAGAAGTACAAAATAAGACGCTATGGATTTCATGGAACATCTCATGATTATGTAAGTCAAAGAGCTGCTGAATTTTTAGGTAAAAATCTGGAAGATCTTAAAATTGTCACCTGTCATATAGGAAATGGAGTAAGTTGTACAGCTATAAAAGATGGTAAATCTTTTGACACTAGTATGGGGATGACTCCATTAGAAGGATTAATGATGGGGACACGAAGTGGTGATTTAGATCCTGCTGTTGTACCTTATATTATGGGGAAAGTAGATTTAAGAATATCAGAAGTGAATTCCATGTTAAATAAACATAGTGGGCTCATGGCTATTTCAGGACACAGCAGTGACATGAGAGAAATTGAAGAGGATATGAATGAAGGCGATGCTAATGCTAAGCTTGCTTTCGATATGTATGAATATCGGTTGCGAAAATATATTGGCTCCTATGCTGCTGCAATGGACGGTATGAATGTGCTTGTATTTACGGCAGGGGTTGGTGAAAACTCAGTTACTTTAAGAAAAAGAATTTGTGAACAATTGACCTTTTTTGGAATTGAAATAGATGATAATATGAATGAGACTAGGTCTTCTGAAGAACGTAGAATTTCATCCAATAATTCAAAAGTAGAAGTGTTAGTAATTCCTACGAATGAAGAATTAGTTATTGCTAGAGATACTTATAAACTTATAAAGTAA
- the asnS gene encoding asparagine--tRNA ligase, which translates to MSNKCLVREVGQYVGQEVTIGCWVHNKRSSGKIQFLQLRDGTGFIQGVMVKQEVEEEIWLAAKELTQESSLYATGIVREEERSPSGFELTLTGVKVIHLTKDYPITPKEHGVDFLMDHRHLWMRAPRQRAILVIRNEIIRSVHQFFNEKGFTMVDAPILTPSSCEGTTELFHTKYFEEDAFLSQSGQLYMEAAAMALGRVYSFGPTFRAEKSKTRRHLIEFWMIEPEMAFVEHEESLQIQQQFISHIVQSVLKNCQKELKFLKRDLSKLEQVTGDFPRITYDEAIQFLQDKDFDIKWGEDFGAPHETAIAEHYDKPVFITHYPTELKSFYMKPDPERPEVVLCADLIAPEGYGEIIGGSQRIDDVQLMEQRFAEHKLSEEAYQWYMDLRTYGSVPHSGFGLGLERTVAWICGLEHVRETIPFPRLLYRMYP; encoded by the coding sequence ATGAGTAATAAATGTTTAGTTCGTGAAGTAGGACAATATGTTGGACAAGAAGTAACAATCGGATGTTGGGTTCACAATAAAAGATCAAGTGGAAAAATTCAATTTTTACAATTAAGAGATGGTACTGGTTTTATCCAAGGTGTCATGGTTAAACAAGAAGTAGAAGAAGAGATATGGTTAGCAGCTAAAGAGTTAACTCAAGAGAGTTCTTTATATGCGACAGGAATTGTAAGAGAAGAAGAAAGAAGTCCTTCAGGATTTGAGCTGACTTTAACTGGTGTAAAAGTCATTCATCTAACAAAAGATTATCCGATTACTCCGAAGGAACACGGTGTAGACTTTTTAATGGATCATCGTCATTTATGGATGCGTGCTCCTAGACAACGTGCAATTTTAGTGATCAGAAATGAAATTATAAGATCAGTACATCAGTTTTTTAATGAAAAAGGGTTCACAATGGTGGATGCACCGATTCTTACGCCTTCATCATGTGAAGGAACGACAGAATTATTCCATACAAAATATTTTGAAGAGGATGCTTTTCTTTCACAGAGTGGACAACTCTATATGGAAGCAGCTGCAATGGCATTAGGGCGTGTATATTCCTTCGGACCAACATTCAGAGCGGAAAAATCAAAAACTCGTAGACATTTAATCGAATTTTGGATGATTGAACCTGAGATGGCATTTGTAGAACATGAAGAAAGTTTACAAATTCAGCAACAATTTATTTCCCATATTGTACAATCGGTATTGAAAAATTGTCAAAAAGAACTTAAGTTTTTAAAGAGAGATTTAAGTAAACTTGAACAAGTTACAGGGGATTTTCCTCGTATAACATACGATGAAGCAATTCAATTTTTACAGGATAAAGATTTTGATATTAAATGGGGAGAGGATTTTGGAGCTCCACACGAAACAGCGATAGCCGAACATTATGATAAACCTGTGTTTATTACGCATTATCCAACAGAATTAAAATCATTCTACATGAAACCTGATCCAGAACGTCCAGAAGTCGTTTTATGTGCGGATCTTATTGCCCCTGAAGGATATGGTGAAATTATTGGAGGAAGTCAAAGGATTGATGATGTACAATTAATGGAACAGCGATTTGCAGAGCATAAATTGTCCGAGGAAGCATATCAATGGTACATGGATTTAAGAACGTATGGTTCAGTTCCTCATTCTGGTTTTGGTCTAGGCTTAGAAAGAACGGTGGCTTGGATTTGTGGATTAGAGCATGTTCGTGAAACGATTCCATTCCCACGTCTGCTATATCGTATGTATCCATAA
- a CDS encoding DnaD domain-containing protein, whose product MNNNFDISQISKGIQLGIKEGTVSVPNLLLKYYKKLNLSEVEVMMIIHILSFKEKDHKDFPTLEEIQFRMSVPPDQVIYFMQKMMKDGILNIDEQIDPVTGMQSERYNLEALNEKLIECYMDDILMSDSIELDHNEIELQNESNLFSVFEKEFARPLSPMELETISGWIDQDQYKEELILAALKEAVFAGKVHFRYIDRILLDWNRNRVFTAQQAKDYSQKFRGAR is encoded by the coding sequence ATGAATAACAACTTTGACATCTCACAAATTTCAAAAGGAATTCAATTGGGTATAAAAGAGGGGACTGTATCCGTTCCTAACCTACTATTAAAATATTATAAAAAGTTAAACCTTTCTGAAGTGGAAGTGATGATGATCATACATATCCTTTCTTTTAAGGAAAAAGATCACAAAGATTTCCCAACATTAGAGGAAATTCAATTCAGAATGAGTGTCCCTCCTGATCAAGTGATTTATTTTATGCAAAAAATGATGAAGGACGGAATTTTAAACATAGATGAACAGATTGATCCTGTTACGGGCATGCAGTCAGAGCGATATAATTTAGAAGCTTTAAATGAGAAATTAATTGAATGTTATATGGATGATATTTTGATGTCTGATTCAATTGAACTAGATCATAATGAGATTGAATTACAAAATGAATCAAATCTATTTTCTGTTTTTGAAAAAGAGTTTGCTAGACCTTTATCACCCATGGAGCTTGAAACGATATCTGGTTGGATAGATCAAGATCAATATAAAGAGGAACTTATTTTGGCGGCTTTAAAAGAAGCAGTTTTTGCAGGAAAAGTTCATTTTCGATATATTGATCGGATTTTATTAGATTGGAATCGAAATCGAGTTTTTACTGCTCAACAAGCGAAGGATTATTCGCAGAAGTTTAGAGGTGCAAGATAA